The following proteins come from a genomic window of Panicum hallii strain FIL2 chromosome 8, PHallii_v3.1, whole genome shotgun sequence:
- the LOC112902506 gene encoding non-specific lipid-transfer protein 3-like, producing the protein MALMMKDNKQSSCRMQAVVALAVVVAAAALVASASAAITCGQVGSALAPCIPYATGKASMLPSSCCGGVRSLNSAARTSADRQAACRCLKSLANTVKSVNMGTVATIPGKCGVSVPFPISMSTDCNKVN; encoded by the exons ATGGCTCTGATGATGAAGGACAACAAGCAGAGCAGCTGCAGGATGCAGGCGGTGGTGGCCTTGGCCGTTgtggtcgcggcggcggctctggtggcgtcggcgtcggcggctATCACCTGCGGGCAGGTGGGTTCGGCGCTGGCGCCGTGCATCCCGTACGCGACGGGGAAGGCGAGCATGCTCCCGTCGTCGTGCTGCGGCGGCGTGCGCAGCCTGAACAGCGCGGCGCGCACGAGCGCGGACCGGCAGGCGGCGTGCCGGTGCCTCAAGAGCCTGGCCAACACGGTCAAGTCGGTGAACATGGGCACCGTCGCCACCATCCCCGGCAAGTGCGGCGTCTCCGTGCCATTCCCCATCAGCATGTCCACAGACTGCAACAA GGTCAACTAA
- the LOC112902934 gene encoding probable chalcone--flavonone isomerase 3 has product MGSETETVEGIPFPAEITAGSGNPLSLLANGITDIEIHFLQIKFNAIGIYLHNNDVLLGHLQSWKGKTADDLLGDDAFFQALVSAPVEKLFRVVVIKEIKGSQYGVQLESSVRDRLVAADRYDDDDEEALEKVADFFQAKYFKPASVITFHFPATPPAGAAAEISFATEGKDEAKMRVENENVAGMIQKWYLGGESAVSPTTVRSLADRFAALLSAA; this is encoded by the coding sequence TGGGCTCGGAGACGGAGACCGTGGAAGGCATCCCGTTCCCGGCGGAGATCACCGCCGGCAGCGGcaaccctctctctctcctagCTAACGGCATCACGGACATCGAGATCCACTTCCTGCAGATCAAGTTCAACGCCATCGGCATCTACCTCCACAACAACGACGTCCTGCTCGGCCACCTGCAGAGCTGGAAGGGCAAGACGGCCGACGACCTGCTCGGAGACGACGCCTTCTTCCAGGCCCTCGTCTCGGCTCCCGTGGAGAAGCTGTTCCGCGTCGTCGTCATCAAGGAGATCAAGGGCTCGCAGTACGGCGTGCAGCTCGAGAGCTCCGTGCGCGACCGCCTCGTCGCCGCCGACAggtacgacgacgacgacgaggaggcgcTGGAGAAGGTCGCCGACTTCTTCCAGGCCAAGTACTTCAAGCCCGCCTCCGTCATCACCTTCCACTTCCCGGCCACTCCACCAGCTGGGGCTGCTGCGGAGATATCGTTCGCGACGGAGGGAAAGGATGAAGCCAAGATGAGGGTGGAGAACGAGAACGTGGCGGGGATGATCCAGAAGTGGTACCTTGGCGGCGAGTCGGCGGTTTCTCCGACCACCGTCCGGAGCCTGGCAGATCGTTTCGCGGCGCTGCTCTCCGCCGCGTGA